Proteins from a genomic interval of Helicobacter pylori Shi112:
- a CDS encoding DNA-methyltransferase, whose product MIQIHHANAFEIIKDFYQQNLKVDAIITDPPYNISVKNNFSTLKSAKRQGIDFGEWDKNFRLLEWIKRYAPLVNPNGCMVIFCSYRFISYIVDFLEENGFVVKDFIQWVKNNPMPRNINRRYVQDTEFALWAVKKKAKWVFNKPKNEKYLRPLILKSPVVGGLERVKHPTQKSLALMEKIISIHTNPNDIVLDPFMGSGTTGLACKHLKRNFIGIESEREYFQIAKKRLNLF is encoded by the coding sequence ATGATACAAATTCATCACGCTAACGCTTTTGAAATCATCAAAGACTTTTACCAGCAAAATTTAAAAGTGGATGCGATCATCACAGACCCTCCTTATAACATTTCGGTTAAAAACAATTTTTCCACCCTAAAGAGCGCTAAAAGGCAAGGCATAGATTTTGGGGAATGGGATAAAAATTTCAGGCTTTTAGAATGGATCAAGCGCTACGCCCCCTTAGTCAATCCAAACGGCTGCATGGTTATTTTTTGCTCTTACAGGTTTATAAGCTATATCGTTGATTTTTTAGAAGAAAACGGCTTTGTGGTCAAAGACTTTATCCAATGGGTTAAAAATAATCCCATGCCAAGAAACATTAACCGGCGCTATGTCCAAGACACGGAATTTGCCCTGTGGGCGGTTAAAAAGAAAGCTAAATGGGTGTTTAACAAGCCAAAAAATGAAAAATATTTACGGCCCTTGATTTTAAAAAGCCCTGTGGTTGGCGGGCTTGAAAGAGTTAAACACCCCACGCAAAAAAGCCTAGCCTTAATGGAAAAAATCATTTCCATCCACACAAACCCTAATGACATCGTGCTAGATCCATTTATGGGGAGCGGCACCACCGGCTTAGCATGCAAGCACTTGAAACGAAATTTTATCGGTATAGAATCAGAAAGAGAATATTTTCAAATCGCCAAAAAGCGTTTGAATCTGTTTTAA